One window of the Gammaproteobacteria bacterium genome contains the following:
- a CDS encoding endonuclease/exonuclease/phosphatase family protein: MILENDTVDDHSNERLPSVPVANCGGTDARPLRILSFNVQTGIGTSQYSHYVTGSWKHFLPAIERKHNLKHIAAELSRYDVVGLQEVDGGSLRSKYMSQTEYLARKANFPFWHEQINRNLGRIAQHSIGFLSRINFKVSSENKLPGIIPGRGALAVEMEYNGHTVCLITAHLALGRRTRLKQMAYLSELISDYEHVVLMGDFNCDAHSREMDALLSLTDLHPPVADMHTFPSWRPLRSLDHILVSRSMRVDKLNVVHLPVSDHLPVAMEVSLPAMA, translated from the coding sequence ATGATCCTGGAAAATGACACCGTCGACGACCACAGCAATGAGCGGCTGCCAAGTGTGCCGGTAGCAAACTGTGGGGGAACTGATGCTCGACCACTGAGAATTCTTTCATTTAATGTTCAGACCGGGATCGGAACAAGTCAGTACAGCCATTACGTTACCGGGAGCTGGAAGCATTTTCTGCCGGCCATTGAGCGAAAGCACAACCTGAAACATATTGCTGCAGAACTGTCCCGCTATGACGTGGTCGGTCTCCAGGAGGTAGATGGCGGCAGCTTGCGTAGCAAGTACATGAGTCAAACCGAGTACCTTGCACGCAAGGCCAATTTTCCATTTTGGCATGAACAGATTAACCGGAACCTGGGTCGTATTGCCCAACACAGCATTGGCTTCCTGAGTCGCATTAATTTCAAGGTGTCCAGCGAGAACAAGTTGCCCGGAATAATTCCCGGACGCGGCGCCTTGGCCGTAGAAATGGAGTACAACGGGCACACGGTTTGCCTGATTACGGCACACTTGGCGTTGGGGCGAAGAACCAGGCTCAAGCAGATGGCATATTTGAGTGAATTGATCTCGGACTATGAGCACGTTGTTTTAATGGGCGATTTTAACTGTGACGCGCATAGCAGGGAGATGGATGCACTGCTTTCCCTGACCGATTTGCATCCGCCTGTGGCCGACATGCATACGTTCCCGAGCTGGCGACCGCTCAGATCGCTGGATCATATTCTCGTTTCCCGAAGCATGCGCGTGGACAAGCTGAATGTTGTGCACTTGCCTGTGTCGGATCATCTGCCGGTAGCGATGGAAGTATCATTGCCTGCAATGGCGTAG
- a CDS encoding Rrf2 family transcriptional regulator has translation MHLTVHTDYALRVLFYLALSDDELATISDIAEYYGISKNHLVKIVHKLAQEGLVLTVRGRAGGIKLADDPQNIRLGDIVRVTEPGFAMVNCKSDDGFCRVLPVCGLPKIFREATNAFLGEIDKYTLADALRKRISLDELKSELTAGSS, from the coding sequence ATGCATTTAACCGTCCATACAGACTATGCTCTCAGGGTGTTGTTTTATCTCGCCCTGAGCGACGATGAATTGGCGACAATCAGTGATATTGCCGAATACTATGGCATATCAAAAAACCACCTGGTCAAGATTGTTCACAAGCTTGCCCAGGAAGGGCTGGTGCTTACGGTGCGGGGTCGTGCCGGTGGCATAAAACTGGCTGATGATCCGCAAAATATCCGGCTTGGCGATATTGTTCGGGTAACCGAGCCCGGTTTCGCAATGGTTAACTGCAAGTCTGATGACGGTTTCTGCAGGGTATTGCCGGTGTGCGGACTGCCAAAGATTTTCAGGGAGGCCACGAACGCATTTCTCGGCGAGATCGACAAGTATACGCTCGCTGATGCATTGCGAAAACGTATCAGTCTTGACGAGTTAAAATCCGAGCTCACCGCAGGCTCATCCTGA
- a CDS encoding type III pantothenate kinase: MMLLIDQGNSNIRWAVRDADSWTTGEGMGFVDSVVAKPGRVLISSVAGDERRLELQSWLKSTWNIVPEWLEAKPSQLGVYNCYDEPGRLGVDRWLAVIAAYHLSTGAVLVVDAGTALTVDAVDKDGKMLGGAIFPGPGLIAASLGRGTGRIGEVVLNLTTKDNGPESSTSLAVSAGVAVGYPAAAIALVLYYWQRLPKNSPVWVTGGGGISLMEEFSGQAKTDPTCAIADIIERMTYQPDLVLKGLEMAAGEPR, from the coding sequence ATGATGCTGCTCATCGACCAGGGAAACAGCAATATCCGCTGGGCAGTGCGTGACGCTGACAGCTGGACGACCGGTGAAGGCATGGGTTTTGTGGATAGCGTTGTTGCAAAACCGGGCCGGGTATTGATCAGCAGTGTTGCTGGCGATGAACGGCGCCTCGAGCTGCAATCCTGGCTGAAATCAACATGGAATATTGTGCCCGAATGGCTTGAGGCGAAGCCCTCTCAGCTGGGTGTATATAATTGTTACGATGAACCGGGCCGCCTGGGCGTAGACCGCTGGTTGGCGGTGATCGCGGCATATCATCTTTCTACGGGGGCCGTTTTAGTGGTAGATGCCGGAACCGCGTTAACGGTTGATGCGGTGGATAAGGACGGCAAAATGCTGGGCGGTGCCATTTTTCCTGGCCCGGGACTGATTGCCGCGTCGCTAGGCCGCGGAACGGGTCGAATCGGCGAAGTCGTGTTAAACCTGACCACCAAAGACAATGGTCCCGAATCCTCGACGTCGTTGGCTGTGTCAGCAGGGGTCGCGGTGGGATACCCGGCCGCTGCAATTGCCCTGGTGTTGTACTACTGGCAACGACTGCCAAAAAACTCACCCGTATGGGTGACTGGCGGCGGCGGCATCAGCTTGATGGAAGAGTTCTCGGGCCAGGCAAAAACCGATCCGACGTGTGCAATTGCAGATATAATTGAGCGCATGACTTACCAACCAGATCTCGTCTTGAAGGGCTTGGAAATGGCGGCGGGAGAACCCCGATGA
- the birA gene encoding bifunctional biotin--[acetyl-CoA-carboxylase] ligase/biotin operon repressor BirA, with the protein MTSSRITILRILSDGEFHSGKLMGDRLAITRAAVNKIIQQLCASGLEIHSVTGKGYRLAEPLELLDRDRVMSIINGSGHSDVELEIHEQLESTSRYLVDKKSLSENSLVCMAEHQTAGRGRRGRLWQATPYRNILISVSQRLPLRPPQVAGLSLAIGVGIVESLEVFGYRGVKLKWPNDLMWEGHKLGGVLVDMQGESEGPTRLVVGLGLNLHMVNQDAESIDQPWVDLRNVPGPPTVSRNELAGHLAVAMISVFHEFVDKGFESFRNRWLSRNAYADKPVVLIQGDSTEEGIIQGVDEYGALLLRTSAGISAHHSGEVSLRLMK; encoded by the coding sequence ATGACTAGCAGTCGTATAACCATTCTGCGCATTCTTTCCGATGGCGAGTTTCATTCCGGCAAGCTTATGGGTGACAGGCTGGCGATCACCCGTGCCGCCGTGAACAAGATTATTCAACAGCTTTGCGCCTCCGGGCTTGAGATTCATTCGGTTACCGGCAAGGGTTACCGGCTTGCTGAGCCGCTTGAATTGCTGGATCGAGACCGGGTGATGAGCATCATCAACGGCTCCGGTCATAGCGACGTTGAACTGGAAATACACGAGCAGCTGGAATCGACAAGTCGTTATCTTGTCGATAAAAAAAGCTTGTCAGAAAACTCGCTGGTTTGCATGGCTGAGCACCAGACGGCTGGTCGCGGCCGACGTGGCCGGCTATGGCAAGCTACGCCTTACCGAAATATTCTAATATCTGTTTCACAGAGGTTGCCGTTACGCCCACCCCAGGTTGCCGGACTTAGCCTGGCCATCGGCGTTGGTATTGTTGAATCCCTGGAGGTATTTGGTTACCGGGGCGTAAAGCTCAAGTGGCCAAACGATCTCATGTGGGAGGGACACAAACTTGGTGGAGTGCTGGTCGATATGCAGGGTGAATCGGAAGGCCCGACCCGGCTAGTCGTCGGGCTCGGGCTGAATCTGCATATGGTTAACCAGGATGCCGAGTCCATAGACCAGCCCTGGGTCGATCTTCGCAATGTTCCCGGACCGCCGACTGTCTCACGAAATGAGCTGGCCGGTCATTTGGCGGTCGCGATGATCTCCGTGTTCCACGAATTTGTGGACAAAGGTTTTGAGAGTTTTCGTAACCGCTGGTTGTCGCGCAACGCTTATGCTGACAAGCCTGTTGTGTTGATTCAGGGTGACAGTACCGAGGAAGGCATTATTCAGGGTGTTGATGAATACGGCGCCTTGTTGTTGCGTACCAGTGCCGGGATTAGTGCGCATCATTCAGGCGAAGTCAGCCTGAGGCTGATGAAATGA
- a CDS encoding aconitate hydratase, with translation MEKFPADAIEMIRSHYESLGERLDSIRKRLDRPMTLAEKILFSHWLDSGAGLPERGKTTVGLRPDRVAMQDATAQMAILQFMTAGRKEVAIPSTVHCDHLIRAKVGAKSDLAVASDTNHEVYAFLQSAAAKYGMGFWEPGSGIIHQVVLENYAFPGGLMIGTDSHTPNAGGLGMAAIGVGGADAVDAMVGLPWELMWPKLIGVKLTGTMSGWTSGKDVILKLAGLLTVKGGTNKIVEYFGPGTESLSCTAKATITNMGAELGATTSVFPFDSRMADYLRATEREEVARLAEGAARHLIADPEVIENPSDYYDEIVEIDLSGLEPHIVGPHTPDLARPVSQMKADAKKNDYPLNVTAALIGSCTNSSYEDIGRAAHLARQVKAAGGKAKIPFMVTPGSEQVRATIERDGLLADLEAVGATVLANACGPCIGQWDRVDSVKDEPNSILTSYNRNFPRRNDGSPTTSAFIGSPEVVTAYAFTGSFDTNPLVDGITLENGEKLKLEPPVADELPAKGFDRGASGYQPPSEDGASVKIDVALDSERLSLLEPFEPVDKVAGYQDLPVLLKAAGKCTTDHISPAGPWLRFRGHLDRISDNMYSGANNAFGTETGTGFNVISAQENQPLNAIARAYKAQGQGWVVIGDENIGEGSSREHAAMSPRHLGCRVVLSRSFARIHQTNLKKQGVLPLTFSNPADYDKIRRDDRLSFQDLDKIAPGSTVSVNIRHADGAIETIEAGHTMTREQIDWFVAGSALNLIRQQQA, from the coding sequence ATGGAAAAATTTCCGGCCGATGCCATAGAAATGATTCGCAGCCATTACGAATCGCTCGGAGAGCGACTGGATTCCATTCGCAAGCGCCTCGATCGCCCCATGACTCTGGCGGAGAAAATCCTGTTTTCTCACTGGCTGGACAGCGGCGCCGGATTGCCGGAGCGAGGCAAGACTACGGTGGGCCTGAGGCCTGATCGCGTGGCCATGCAGGATGCCACGGCACAAATGGCCATTCTCCAGTTTATGACCGCCGGCCGTAAAGAAGTGGCGATTCCGTCTACCGTACATTGCGATCACCTGATTCGCGCCAAGGTGGGTGCCAAGAGCGATCTGGCGGTCGCATCGGATACCAATCACGAGGTCTATGCATTTCTTCAGTCTGCCGCGGCGAAATACGGCATGGGTTTCTGGGAGCCGGGTTCAGGCATCATCCACCAGGTGGTGCTGGAAAATTACGCATTCCCGGGCGGCCTGATGATTGGTACCGACTCTCATACGCCGAACGCCGGCGGTCTTGGTATGGCCGCCATTGGTGTTGGTGGTGCCGATGCCGTTGATGCCATGGTGGGACTGCCGTGGGAGCTGATGTGGCCAAAACTGATTGGCGTCAAGTTGACCGGCACGATGTCAGGCTGGACCAGTGGCAAGGACGTGATCCTGAAGCTGGCCGGGCTGCTGACAGTAAAAGGCGGCACTAACAAGATCGTTGAATATTTTGGTCCTGGCACTGAGTCCTTGTCATGCACAGCCAAGGCGACAATAACCAACATGGGAGCGGAACTGGGTGCGACCACATCCGTCTTCCCGTTTGACTCAAGAATGGCCGACTACTTGCGCGCCACCGAGCGTGAAGAAGTGGCGCGCCTTGCCGAAGGTGCTGCCCGCCACCTGATCGCAGATCCGGAAGTGATAGAGAATCCGTCTGACTACTACGACGAAATTGTTGAAATCGATTTGTCCGGGCTGGAGCCACATATTGTCGGTCCGCACACGCCTGACCTGGCGCGACCGGTATCGCAGATGAAAGCCGATGCCAAAAAGAATGACTATCCGCTGAATGTTACCGCCGCCCTGATAGGCAGCTGCACCAATTCATCGTACGAAGACATTGGCCGGGCCGCGCACCTGGCACGCCAGGTCAAGGCGGCGGGTGGCAAGGCGAAGATTCCGTTTATGGTCACGCCAGGCTCAGAACAGGTGCGTGCGACGATTGAGCGTGATGGCTTGTTGGCAGACCTGGAAGCGGTTGGCGCCACCGTGCTGGCCAATGCTTGTGGGCCCTGTATTGGTCAGTGGGATCGCGTGGATTCCGTCAAGGACGAGCCCAATTCTATTTTGACCTCCTATAATCGCAATTTCCCGCGCCGCAACGATGGCAGCCCGACGACCAGTGCTTTTATCGGCAGCCCCGAAGTGGTGACTGCTTATGCATTTACCGGGTCATTTGACACCAACCCGCTGGTGGATGGCATCACACTCGAAAATGGCGAGAAATTAAAGCTGGAGCCTCCGGTCGCTGATGAGCTTCCGGCCAAGGGCTTTGATCGTGGCGCCAGCGGCTACCAGCCACCTAGCGAAGACGGTGCCAGCGTCAAGATTGATGTGGCTTTGGATAGTGAGCGCTTGAGTCTGCTCGAGCCTTTCGAGCCGGTCGACAAGGTCGCTGGTTACCAGGATTTGCCCGTATTGCTAAAGGCAGCAGGCAAATGCACAACTGATCATATTTCCCCGGCCGGCCCGTGGCTGAGGTTCCGCGGCCACCTGGATCGCATCAGTGACAATATGTATTCCGGCGCCAACAATGCATTCGGCACCGAAACCGGTACCGGTTTTAACGTGATATCGGCACAGGAAAATCAGCCACTGAACGCCATCGCCCGCGCCTACAAGGCTCAAGGTCAAGGTTGGGTGGTGATCGGTGATGAAAATATTGGTGAAGGCTCGTCTCGCGAACATGCTGCCATGAGTCCGCGTCACCTGGGCTGCCGGGTTGTGTTGAGCCGAAGCTTTGCCCGTATCCATCAGACTAACCTGAAAAAGCAGGGCGTTTTGCCGCTCACGTTCAGCAATCCCGCCGATTATGACAAGATTCGACGGGATGATCGCTTGTCATTCCAGGATCTGGACAAAATCGCGCCCGGCTCAACGGTGTCGGTAAATATTCGTCATGCTGATGGCGCTATTGAAACCATTGAGGCCGGTCATACCATGACTCGCGAGCAGATCGACTGGTTTGTTGCCGGGTCGGCACTCAACCTGATTCGACAACAGCAGGCGTAG
- a CDS encoding FAD-dependent oxidoreductase: protein MAHIVILGAGIAGVPAAYELRSALDKQHTITVINKYDYFQFVPSNPWLAVGWRKRGAITVPIGKYLGKKKINFIAETVSNIEAQNNKLILASGDVVDYDYLIIATGPRLAFEEVPGSGPEGFTQSICTVNHAEKSFEDFQKLVKDPGHVIVGAVQFASCFGPAYEYAAILDTALRRAGVRDRVPMTFVTSEPYIGHLGLGGVGDSHGLLESEFRNRHIKWITNAKVTRVEQGKMFIDEHDRKGELFQQHELEFRHSMMLPGFKGVDAVAAVEGLCNPRGFVIVDENQRSPKYKNIFSAGVCIAIPPVEATPVPTGAPKTGYMIESMVSAIVHNIRAELTGYAPIHKATWNAFCLADLGDTGAAFIALPQIPPRNVTWFKTGRWVHWAKIAFEKYFIRKMKKGVSEPLFEKWALRMMGIVRLKKS from the coding sequence ATGGCTCACATTGTTATTCTCGGAGCAGGTATTGCCGGCGTTCCGGCTGCCTATGAATTACGCTCCGCGCTGGATAAACAGCACACCATCACCGTCATCAATAAATACGACTATTTTCAGTTTGTACCCTCCAACCCGTGGCTGGCCGTGGGCTGGCGGAAACGGGGCGCCATTACTGTGCCTATCGGAAAATACCTCGGAAAGAAAAAAATCAACTTCATTGCCGAAACCGTCAGCAACATCGAGGCTCAAAACAACAAACTGATCCTGGCATCTGGCGACGTCGTTGATTACGACTACCTGATTATTGCCACCGGGCCCCGGCTCGCCTTTGAAGAAGTGCCGGGTTCCGGCCCGGAAGGCTTTACCCAGTCTATTTGCACGGTCAATCATGCCGAGAAGTCCTTTGAAGACTTTCAGAAACTGGTAAAAGACCCGGGTCACGTCATCGTCGGCGCGGTACAGTTTGCCAGTTGTTTTGGCCCGGCCTACGAATATGCGGCCATTCTTGACACCGCACTGAGGCGCGCAGGGGTTCGTGACCGCGTACCCATGACCTTTGTTACCAGCGAACCCTATATTGGCCACCTGGGTCTGGGTGGAGTTGGTGATTCACACGGCCTGCTGGAAAGCGAATTCCGCAACCGTCACATCAAGTGGATTACCAATGCCAAGGTGACCAGGGTTGAACAGGGCAAGATGTTCATTGATGAGCATGATCGCAAAGGCGAACTGTTTCAGCAGCATGAACTGGAATTCAGGCACTCCATGATGCTGCCAGGATTCAAGGGCGTTGATGCGGTAGCCGCCGTTGAGGGTCTGTGTAATCCACGAGGCTTCGTTATCGTTGACGAGAATCAACGCAGCCCAAAATACAAAAATATTTTCTCCGCCGGCGTCTGCATCGCCATCCCGCCTGTCGAGGCAACGCCGGTACCTACAGGCGCACCGAAAACCGGCTATATGATCGAATCCATGGTGTCAGCCATTGTCCATAATATCCGTGCCGAGCTCACCGGCTATGCACCCATCCACAAGGCGACCTGGAACGCGTTTTGTCTTGCCGATCTCGGCGATACCGGCGCTGCCTTCATCGCCCTGCCACAAATTCCGCCACGCAATGTCACCTGGTTCAAAACCGGCAGGTGGGTACACTGGGCCAAGATCGCGTTTGAGAAGTATTTCATTCGCAAGATGAAAAAAGGCGTATCTGAACCGCTGTTTGAAAAGTGGGCGCTGAGAATGATGGGAATTGTGCGCCTGAAGAAATCCTGA
- a CDS encoding SPOR domain-containing protein: MKWLFSGLLLANVGMWMWGNWYVTDAAVPAALEARPEIAPEKMRLLSEADAAAMQARAQTAPQTTVLTDVSPPRMCYRIGPFEKEASLKPVRQWLADYVVSAAPSESEQEVTSYRVYIKPLASAQEVAAMRSRLNRAGFRDHALIHESGMKNAISLGVFAVKKNAAAHMRRLERKGFKVSRQTLVRYQKHYFIDIKSEKDLKPVLAKRNWDQARAQEVQCRPVAAAKQG; the protein is encoded by the coding sequence ATGAAGTGGCTGTTTTCAGGCCTGTTGCTGGCCAACGTTGGCATGTGGATGTGGGGTAACTGGTATGTGACCGACGCTGCGGTGCCTGCAGCCCTGGAGGCGAGACCGGAAATTGCCCCTGAAAAGATGCGGCTGTTGTCAGAAGCAGACGCTGCGGCTATGCAGGCACGGGCTCAAACAGCGCCGCAGACCACCGTGCTCACTGATGTCTCACCGCCCCGAATGTGTTACCGAATCGGGCCATTTGAGAAAGAAGCATCACTGAAGCCGGTTCGCCAGTGGCTGGCAGATTATGTTGTGTCGGCCGCGCCCTCCGAGTCAGAGCAGGAAGTGACCTCCTACCGCGTCTACATCAAGCCCTTGGCCTCGGCTCAGGAGGTCGCGGCCATGCGTTCACGACTGAACCGGGCGGGGTTCCGGGATCATGCGCTGATCCATGAATCCGGTATGAAAAATGCGATTTCTCTTGGTGTTTTTGCGGTCAAGAAAAATGCCGCTGCCCATATGCGCCGGCTCGAAAGAAAGGGATTCAAGGTTAGCCGGCAAACTCTGGTGCGGTACCAGAAGCACTATTTTATTGATATCAAATCGGAAAAGGACCTGAAACCTGTGCTCGCCAAGCGAAACTGGGATCAGGCGCGAGCGCAGGAGGTGCAGTGCCGGCCTGTCGCCGCGGCGAAGCAAGGCTGA
- a CDS encoding calcium/sodium antiporter — translation MSSFIAIVAGFVLLVWTADRFVNGSAAIARNLGVAPLIIGLTIVAFGTSAPEIFVSAVAAWNGAPGMAVGNALGSNIANVGLILGITAMVVPLSVRSETLRREFPILFAVMLLSLMLVLDGSLDFIDGFILFAALGLMIYWMVNLGLRSRRTDPIASEYEAELPDTMPMKQAIIWFVIGLVGLVVSSRILVWGAVNIAQALGVSDLVIGLTIVAIGTSLPELAASVMSALKKEHDIAIGNVLGSNMYNLLAVMGMPALISPTPLPEQVLLRDFPVMIAMTVALFAMAYGFRGPGRLNRFEGFALIAAFFSYQATIIFSSMA, via the coding sequence TTGAGTTCCTTTATTGCTATTGTTGCCGGCTTTGTTCTCCTTGTCTGGACTGCCGACCGGTTTGTGAACGGGTCGGCCGCTATCGCCAGAAATCTTGGTGTTGCGCCGCTAATTATTGGATTGACCATTGTCGCTTTTGGGACGTCTGCTCCCGAAATCTTTGTTTCCGCGGTTGCTGCCTGGAATGGTGCGCCGGGTATGGCAGTAGGGAATGCGCTTGGATCGAACATCGCGAATGTCGGCTTGATACTCGGTATTACCGCCATGGTGGTACCGTTGTCGGTTCGCTCTGAGACCTTGCGGCGAGAGTTCCCGATACTGTTCGCGGTGATGCTGTTAAGCCTGATGTTGGTGCTGGACGGCAGTCTCGATTTTATCGACGGCTTTATCCTGTTTGCGGCATTGGGATTGATGATTTACTGGATGGTGAACCTTGGTCTTCGCAGTCGTCGCACTGATCCAATTGCATCCGAGTACGAGGCTGAACTGCCCGATACGATGCCGATGAAACAGGCAATAATCTGGTTTGTAATCGGTCTTGTCGGGCTTGTAGTCAGCTCCAGAATACTTGTATGGGGAGCGGTAAATATTGCCCAGGCCCTGGGAGTCAGTGACCTCGTGATTGGCCTGACCATTGTCGCGATTGGTACCAGTTTGCCCGAACTGGCAGCCTCGGTGATGAGTGCGCTGAAGAAGGAGCACGATATTGCAATTGGTAACGTACTGGGATCAAACATGTACAACCTGCTTGCTGTCATGGGTATGCCGGCCTTGATCAGCCCCACGCCTTTGCCGGAGCAGGTATTGTTGAGAGATTTTCCGGTGATGATCGCAATGACTGTTGCCTTGTTCGCCATGGCCTACGGATTTCGTGGCCCGGGGCGTTTGAACCGATTTGAAGGGTTTGCATTGATCGCAGCTTTTTTTTCCTACCAGGCGACAATTATTTTCAGTTCCATGGCCTGA
- a CDS encoding class I SAM-dependent methyltransferase, which translates to MKQNNDMQAGYSPHPVLDEYYSDSSRRRQFVSTLFDDTARYYEWIIRAMSFGSGEWYRKVALRRVGLEKQMKVLDVATGTGPVARSARAIVGETGEVVGLDRSFNMLLESGRQAANPLVQAGAESLPFPSDYFDLVSMGYALRHVDDLKNTFAEYARVTRPGGRLLILEVTRPTTTVGFWLSKFYLRIVIPAVSAVFMRDRRAGELMRYYWDTIEYCVPPEKILAAMAAAGLGEVKRHRVFGIFSEYTATVPART; encoded by the coding sequence ATGAAACAAAACAATGATATGCAGGCTGGCTACAGCCCACACCCGGTACTGGATGAGTATTACTCTGATTCATCCAGGCGAAGACAGTTTGTATCAACCTTGTTTGATGACACCGCCAGGTACTATGAATGGATAATCAGGGCTATGTCTTTCGGATCGGGAGAGTGGTATCGCAAGGTAGCGTTACGGCGTGTTGGTCTTGAGAAACAGATGAAGGTTCTGGATGTGGCAACGGGAACCGGACCTGTTGCGCGCTCTGCGCGCGCAATTGTTGGCGAAACCGGGGAGGTGGTTGGTCTCGATCGTAGCTTTAATATGTTGCTGGAGTCCGGTCGCCAGGCCGCTAATCCTTTGGTTCAGGCCGGAGCTGAATCTTTGCCGTTCCCGTCGGATTATTTCGACCTGGTAAGCATGGGCTATGCGTTGCGCCATGTGGATGACCTTAAAAATACCTTTGCTGAGTATGCGCGTGTTACCAGGCCGGGTGGCCGGTTATTGATTCTCGAGGTGACGCGCCCGACCACAACTGTTGGTTTCTGGTTGTCAAAATTCTACCTGCGCATCGTTATTCCTGCCGTTTCGGCCGTATTTATGCGCGATCGTCGAGCGGGTGAGTTGATGCGCTATTACTGGGATACCATCGAATACTGCGTGCCACCGGAGAAAATTCTGGCTGCAATGGCGGCCGCCGGCCTTGGCGAAGTAAAGCGCCATCGTGTTTTTGGTATCTTTAGTGAGTATACAGCTACCGTACCTGCCCGCACCTGA
- a CDS encoding DUF3445 domain-containing protein, with protein sequence MPNKPFLPEPARYFPLNPGGYGIEPGLSRLGKDFGNGDADRKLFQIDTQFIAYRHNALSARRERPGKYVCNLSAESTGSRLANLFIAKQLAAEHPGLFNIDTTSDHLALSCRLSGDRLVFRHSGTLDVTLTTTADAGQFKNGWDALGCQVQEDMALVSVDQDNNIITALHLCAANHWGAEQKIGQSFLDAHAAVPRFTQRYSDNNKLLHGLMSKGPYTRFAWGLATDCRLNHHPVAPEHVNADDWRGRRFDPANPELYLRIERQCLQGVPGTSQLLFTIRTYFLDAREIAKSQNEAGLLISSLKGMDAASQQYKGLSADRDDIIGWLGTLPALS encoded by the coding sequence TTGCCAAACAAACCCTTCCTGCCAGAACCTGCTCGCTACTTTCCGCTCAATCCCGGCGGCTACGGGATTGAGCCTGGTCTCAGCAGGCTTGGAAAAGACTTTGGCAACGGTGATGCTGATCGCAAGCTTTTCCAGATCGACACACAGTTTATAGCGTATCGCCACAATGCCCTGTCGGCACGGCGCGAAAGACCTGGCAAATACGTCTGCAACTTGTCCGCAGAGAGCACTGGCAGCCGCCTGGCTAACCTGTTCATCGCCAAACAGCTGGCAGCAGAACATCCCGGGCTGTTCAATATAGATACAACGTCCGACCACCTGGCATTGAGTTGTCGCCTTTCGGGTGATCGCCTTGTATTTCGACACAGCGGAACGCTTGATGTGACTCTCACGACAACCGCGGATGCCGGACAATTCAAAAATGGCTGGGATGCGCTGGGCTGCCAGGTACAGGAGGATATGGCCCTGGTCAGCGTTGATCAGGACAACAATATCATTACAGCTTTGCATCTTTGTGCCGCCAACCACTGGGGTGCGGAGCAAAAAATCGGACAATCTTTTCTTGATGCCCACGCGGCCGTTCCGCGTTTCACGCAACGGTATTCGGACAATAACAAGTTATTACATGGACTGATGTCCAAAGGACCCTATACCCGGTTCGCCTGGGGGCTGGCTACTGATTGTCGCCTGAATCATCATCCGGTCGCGCCGGAGCATGTCAATGCCGATGACTGGCGCGGCCGCCGCTTTGACCCGGCCAATCCGGAGCTGTACCTGCGAATCGAACGCCAATGTCTGCAGGGCGTTCCCGGAACCAGCCAACTTTTGTTCACCATCAGAACCTATTTTCTTGATGCGCGGGAGATCGCGAAGAGCCAGAACGAAGCCGGCTTGCTGATCAGCTCTTTAAAAGGAATGGACGCCGCCAGTCAGCAATACAAGGGGTTGTCAGCTGACAGGGACGATATTATCGGCTGGCTTGGCACGTTACCGGCGCTGTCATAG